The nucleotide window ttttcacttttttcatATGCTTTACTTGTAATAAAGAGTGTGTTGCACTCTTGCTATTTGTATCTATTATATTGCTTAACACATAATAGTAAGTTGATAACCTGAGAAGCTTGGTAAGAACGTTGCCAATGCCATCAAATATTTCTCaccaaatgaaatgaaaatgaaaatgaaactgaaaatggGCTAATAGTGGTGGAACCAAATTAAGCTAAGTGATGATGATATGTGATGACAGCTTCTCCTGCTTATTTCTTAAATTACCAGTCATTTAAATTCGAATTGGCCGGTTTAATTGGTTTGACTAAATTGATGTCCACCCCTACTCAAACTTCCTAATCATCCTCAATAGACGGCTCAATTGCGACCAGAGAAGCCTTTATCACATTTGAAGGAGCTCAAACTTGAACCCTAACATGTTTCGGCAACAACATGCAATCTCCAAATGACACCTTTTtattaattgaattttttttgtcgaaCTTTTTATTAATTGAATAGTTATATCAAATCAATCAGTCTCGATCTCTTgaaccacaggagtccaagaaatttgtggtcactcaccgttgaatgtaaattcaacggtttactcaatcttgaactccttttaagaaactttttgaaccattagattaatatccaacggtgggtgaccacaatctcttggactcctgtggtccaagagatcaggactgtcaAATCAATATAATGATAttcaggagtccaagagatcaggactgtcaAATCAATATAATGATATTGAGATTGAATAATGGTTGTACATAATTTTTCTCATTCCAAGATGGTCTCTCACGTAAAATTtcgattttaaaaaaaagctaaATAGTAAATAGATAAATAAGTAAACagaatatttgaaaaaagtaaaagaaagaaggaggCGGCGGCTTAAACTCCCAAATTCTTAGGGTTTTTGACAACGGCAGAAACAGGGGCACACTTCATCTTGGTCTCTCTAAAAACCGCAGAACGGAAATAACAAAAGGAGCAATGGGGGCTTAAACCCTGAAAGGATATTCATCCGAGGTAACCTCTCAATTGAAGCTCTTTCAATCTTGATCCTCTCTAACTTTCAactatttatgaaaaaatgtGATTGACCCTGCTCCCATACATTAcaacaatctctctctctctctctctctctctctctctctctctctgttctaTGGCTTTTAGAAATTTTTAGCTTTTTGTGCATAGTCTTTACTGCTTTTCTCATTCCTTTAACTCTCGCTGAATCTTCTGCTTCTCTCTTTTGTCATCTCCACTTTCCATGTTAATGAATAGAATCCACAGAAGGGTTTCGAGAATGATTTCCCAACTCAATCACCTCGTACTCTTCTCGCCTGTCTTTGAAAGAACCACTTTTGTGCAGAACCCATCTTCTGTTTCGCTTAAATTCCAATGCTTTTGCAGTTCTAGACTTACCCATCACTCGAAGGTCTCTGTTATCGAGTCTGCACAATCGCCCAATTCTCCTTTTGCTAACCGGGTTTCTCGAAATGCTAGAACTGAGGCTCAGGCAACCCTTTTTGATTACCTGCATTGCACTCGAAGCTTCAGCTTCACGGATGCAGAGCATATTAGCAAAAACTCcccaatttttcttcaaaatttgctCTCCAACATTGATTCTGAGAAAGATGTTGCACGTTCTTTAACCCGATTTCTTCGCTACAATCCCATTAATGAGTTTGAACCGTTCTTTGAGAGCTTGGGTTTGAGTCCATCTGAGCTCCTATCGTTTCTGCCACGGCACTTGATGTATCTGAGTGATGATTGTGTGCTGACTGATAACGTTCATGCTTTATGTAATTACGGAATCCCCCGTAGTAACATCGGTAAGATGTATAAGGAGGCAAAGGAGATATTTGGATATGACTATGGAGTGTTGGCTCTAAAACTTCAAGCTTATGAAAATTTGGGTATAAGCAAAGCAACAGTTATTAAGCTTGTTAGTTGTTGCCCGTTGCTTTTGGTTGGGGGTGTTAATAGTGACTTTGTCAGGGTTCATGAAAAATTGAAGCGTTTAGGCCTTGGaatggattggattggagggTATGCATCAGGTAACAGCACATACAACTGGGACAGAATGTTTGATACAATGGATTTTCTTGATAAAGTGGGTTATACGGAGGAGCAAAtgtgtgttttgtttgaattaaATCCTGCATTACTATTAGAAGGGTCTGGAAAGAATGTGTATGTATTGTTTGGCCGGTTACTCAAATTGGGTCTCGAGATGAATGAGGTTTATTCACTTTTTATGCAAAATCCACAGGTCTTGTCAGTTAAGTGCATGAAAAATCTCTTGCTGGCAGTAGATTTTCTGTTTGAGATTGGAATGGGAACAGAAGAGATGGCAGACATTGTAGCCAATGACGTGGAATTTCTGAGTTCATCTAGTTTTAAAAGACCCAAAACTGTTTGTAAAGACTTAAAAGTCAAGAGAGATGGCCTGCTCCAAATGATAAAGGAAGATCCACACAAGGTGTTGACATTGGCTTCAAAGTCCAAAGGTAAAAATCAATTAATATCCCCACTCCCCAGTAAACATATGGAGAAAACTTCATTCTTGGTGAGATTGGGATATATCGAAAACTCAGATGAGATGATGAAAGCTTTGAAAAAATTCAGAGGTAGAGGAGACCAATTACAAGAGAGGTTTGATTGCCTCGTACAAGCTGGCTTGGACTGCAACGTGGTGTCAAACATAGTTAAACAAGCCCCTCATGTTCTTAATCAGAGCAAAGATGTGATTGAAATGAAGATCAGTTGCTTAACAAACTGTTTACGTTATCCACTGGATTCTGTGGTGGCATTCCCAGCATACTTATGTTACGATATGGACAGGATTAATCTTAGATTCTCAATGTAT belongs to Prunus persica cultivar Lovell chromosome G4, Prunus_persica_NCBIv2, whole genome shotgun sequence and includes:
- the LOC18780539 gene encoding transcription termination factor MTEF18, mitochondrial, whose protein sequence is MISQLNHLVLFSPVFERTTFVQNPSSVSLKFQCFCSSRLTHHSKVSVIESAQSPNSPFANRVSRNARTEAQATLFDYLHCTRSFSFTDAEHISKNSPIFLQNLLSNIDSEKDVARSLTRFLRYNPINEFEPFFESLGLSPSELLSFLPRHLMYLSDDCVLTDNVHALCNYGIPRSNIGKMYKEAKEIFGYDYGVLALKLQAYENLGISKATVIKLVSCCPLLLVGGVNSDFVRVHEKLKRLGLGMDWIGGYASGNSTYNWDRMFDTMDFLDKVGYTEEQMCVLFELNPALLLEGSGKNVYVLFGRLLKLGLEMNEVYSLFMQNPQVLSVKCMKNLLLAVDFLFEIGMGTEEMADIVANDVEFLSSSSFKRPKTVCKDLKVKRDGLLQMIKEDPHKVLTLASKSKGKNQLISPLPSKHMEKTSFLVRLGYIENSDEMMKALKKFRGRGDQLQERFDCLVQAGLDCNVVSNIVKQAPHVLNQSKDVIEMKISCLTNCLRYPLDSVVAFPAYLCYDMDRINLRFSMYAWLREKGAAKPMLSLSTLLACSDARFVKYYVDVHPEGPAMWESFKMQKS